The Chryseolinea soli genome contains a region encoding:
- the thrC gene encoding threonine synthase, translated as MKFYSTNNPSLKVDLRQAVTQGLAPDNGLYMPEHIPALPKAFFDALPGMSFEDMAFTVAQAIIGDDIPKEELQRIIKHTLQFDAPVVKVEEGIYSLELFHGPTLAFKDFGARFMSQLLGYFAKQQHQEIVILAATSGDTGSAVANGFLGVPGTRVVVLYPSGKVSEIQEKQFTTLEQNITALEVEGTFDDCQHLVKQAFLDADLKKKFFLTSANSINIARLIPQSFYYFYSFAKVQSLKKPVVYSIPSGNFGNITGGLLAQRMGLPIHRFIAATNSNDVVPEYLKTQTFRPRPSKQTISNAMDVGNPSNFVRMLELFGKNFEALSKDIRGYAFTDEETQQAMRAVFAGQDYIMDPHGAIGYLGLKKYVQETKENVTGIFLETAHPAKFKEVVEDTLGRNIEIPPALQKFMQGKKKTIPATKEFAAFKDFLLTKF; from the coding sequence ATGAAATTTTACAGCACCAATAACCCTTCCCTGAAAGTAGACCTCCGCCAGGCCGTCACGCAAGGCCTCGCACCCGACAACGGACTGTATATGCCCGAGCATATCCCCGCGTTGCCGAAAGCATTTTTTGATGCCCTTCCGGGGATGTCGTTCGAAGACATGGCCTTTACCGTGGCACAAGCCATCATTGGTGATGATATTCCGAAGGAGGAACTGCAGCGTATCATAAAACACACGTTGCAATTTGATGCGCCCGTGGTGAAAGTAGAGGAGGGGATCTATTCGCTGGAATTATTTCATGGCCCTACGCTGGCTTTCAAAGATTTTGGTGCGCGTTTCATGTCGCAGTTGCTGGGCTATTTTGCAAAGCAGCAACACCAGGAGATCGTGATCCTGGCCGCCACCTCGGGCGACACCGGCAGCGCTGTGGCCAATGGCTTCCTGGGTGTGCCCGGCACGCGCGTGGTGGTCTTGTATCCGTCCGGCAAAGTGAGCGAGATCCAGGAAAAACAATTCACTACCCTGGAGCAGAACATCACCGCCCTGGAAGTAGAAGGTACGTTCGACGATTGCCAGCACCTGGTGAAGCAAGCGTTTTTGGATGCCGATCTGAAAAAGAAATTCTTCCTCACCTCGGCCAACTCCATCAACATCGCGCGACTCATTCCGCAGTCGTTCTATTACTTTTATTCCTTTGCGAAAGTACAGTCGCTGAAAAAGCCCGTGGTCTATTCCATTCCCAGCGGAAACTTTGGGAACATCACCGGTGGGTTGCTCGCACAGCGTATGGGCCTGCCGATACACCGCTTCATTGCCGCCACCAACAGCAACGACGTGGTGCCGGAGTATTTGAAAACGCAAACGTTTCGTCCACGCCCGTCGAAGCAAACCATCAGCAACGCGATGGACGTAGGCAATCCCAGCAACTTTGTGCGCATGCTGGAGTTGTTTGGAAAGAACTTCGAGGCCCTTTCCAAAGACATTCGCGGCTATGCCTTCACCGATGAAGAAACACAACAGGCCATGCGCGCGGTCTTCGCGGGCCAGGACTACATTATGGATCCTCACGGCGCGATCGGTTATCTGGGATTAAAGAAATATGTGCAGGAGACGAAAGAGAACGTGACAGGCATCTTCTTGGAAACAGCGCATCCGGCAAAATTCAAAGAAGTGGTGGAGGACACCTTAGGCCGCAACATTGAAATCCCGCCGGCGTTGCAGAAGTTCATGCAGGGAAAAAAGAAAACCATCCCTGCAACGAAGGAGTTTGCCGCGTTCAAGGATTTTCTTTTAACGAAGTTTTAG
- a CDS encoding acyl-CoA thioesterase, producing the protein MSRKKKFPRESFVSMTELVLPNDTNTLNNLMGGRLMHWMDIVSAISAQKHSNSTVVTASVDNISFKHPIRLGNVVTLKAKVTRAFNSSMEVRIDVEAEDVPNAHKFESNAAYFTFVALDPQGKTRDVPEVEPENDEERALYDGALRRRQLRLILSGRMKPSEAKELKSIFDISES; encoded by the coding sequence ATGTCCCGCAAGAAAAAATTTCCCCGTGAGTCCTTCGTCAGCATGACGGAGCTTGTTTTGCCCAACGATACCAATACCTTGAACAACCTGATGGGTGGAAGACTCATGCACTGGATGGACATTGTGTCGGCCATTTCCGCACAGAAGCACTCCAACAGCACGGTGGTCACTGCCTCGGTGGACAACATTTCGTTCAAGCATCCCATTCGTCTGGGCAATGTCGTCACCTTGAAAGCCAAGGTGACGCGGGCCTTTAACTCTTCCATGGAGGTGCGCATCGACGTGGAGGCCGAGGATGTTCCCAACGCCCACAAGTTCGAGAGCAACGCCGCTTACTTCACTTTTGTGGCCCTCGATCCGCAGGGAAAAACGAGAGATGTTCCCGAAGTGGAGCCCGAAAACGACGAGGAACGCGCCTTATATGACGGAGCCCTTCGCCGCCGCCAGCTGCGCCTCATCCTGTCCGGCAGAATGAAACCATCCGAAGCCAAAGAACTCAAGTCCATTTTTGATATCAGCGAATCATGA
- the thrA gene encoding bifunctional aspartate kinase/homoserine dehydrogenase I, whose translation MKVLKFGGSSVATPARIQSVIEIVKPLLKGDIAVVFSAFGGVTDNLIQVSHLALQGNLEYKTKLAELEKRHLEAVRELINIQRQSGILAQVKFMMNELEDVLHGVYLVKERTPRTLDYVMSFGERLSAYIIAEAFKDRGHAAEFLDARKVIRTDSHFGYAKVDFETTNKLITEYFKHHQDVQIITGFVATSESGETTTLGRSGSDYTAAIFAGALHATDLEIWTDVDGMMTADPRKVKKAFTVPQMSYEEAMELSHFGAKVIFPATMQPAMVNKIPIWIKNTFNPTFEGTVIHAESKNGKMIKGISSMNGVSLLSLQGSGLLGVVGASMRLFATLARENVNVILISQASSEHSICFAVENEYAHRAKVAIEKEFQYEIRNEEIDEIPVETDLSIVAVVGDGMKHSPGTSGRMFSALGKNGVNVVAIAQGSSERNISAVIPQVDAAKALNALHEAFFLSDRKLLNVYLVGTGLIGKALLAMINEQFAKLAKENRLEVNVVAVANSRKMLFEEEGLTLTTAVDRLVKEGEHMSMQAFYDKMLSLNLPNSIFVDCTSSPDVTAFYEAILSANISIVTPNKKANSSSMEEYQKLKATAFQRGAKFLYETNVGAGLPVINTMNDLLLSGDKVLRIEAVLSGTLNYIFSSFEEGTKFSDVVKEAKAKGYTEPDPRDDLNGMDVARKILILSRETGLSMELNDIKVENLVPESCQGDISIDEFMKRLEKHDAEFEALRKKAADKNQKLRYMAVLDNGVVKIQLGSVEGKHPFYSLSGSDNIILLTTERYHDRPMVIRGPGAGAEVTAAGVFADVIRIGHYAK comes from the coding sequence ATGAAGGTCCTGAAATTCGGTGGCTCATCGGTTGCCACTCCTGCCCGGATACAGTCGGTTATCGAAATCGTCAAACCGCTCCTCAAGGGCGACATTGCCGTGGTGTTCTCGGCATTTGGTGGAGTCACCGACAATCTCATTCAAGTGAGTCACCTCGCGCTGCAAGGCAACCTGGAATACAAAACCAAGCTGGCCGAACTGGAGAAACGACACCTCGAAGCGGTCCGCGAGCTCATCAACATCCAGCGTCAAAGCGGCATCCTCGCCCAGGTCAAGTTTATGATGAACGAACTGGAGGACGTGCTCCACGGCGTCTACCTCGTGAAAGAGCGTACACCGCGCACGTTAGACTATGTGATGAGTTTTGGTGAACGCCTGTCGGCCTACATCATTGCCGAGGCCTTCAAAGACCGCGGCCACGCCGCCGAATTCCTTGATGCCCGTAAAGTGATCCGCACCGACAGCCACTTCGGCTATGCGAAGGTTGACTTTGAAACAACCAACAAGCTGATCACCGAATACTTCAAACACCACCAGGACGTCCAGATCATCACCGGCTTTGTAGCCACCTCCGAAAGTGGCGAGACCACGACCCTGGGCCGCAGCGGTTCCGACTACACCGCCGCCATCTTTGCCGGCGCCCTGCACGCCACCGACCTGGAAATATGGACCGACGTCGACGGCATGATGACGGCCGATCCCCGCAAGGTGAAGAAAGCCTTCACCGTGCCCCAGATGAGCTACGAAGAGGCGATGGAGCTTTCACACTTCGGCGCTAAAGTGATCTTCCCCGCCACGATGCAACCCGCTATGGTGAACAAGATCCCCATCTGGATAAAGAACACTTTCAACCCTACTTTCGAAGGCACCGTGATCCACGCCGAGTCGAAGAACGGCAAAATGATCAAAGGCATCTCGTCCATGAACGGCGTGAGCCTGCTCAGCTTGCAGGGCAGCGGACTCCTGGGTGTCGTGGGCGCCTCCATGCGCTTGTTCGCGACGCTGGCCCGTGAGAACGTGAACGTGATCCTCATCAGCCAGGCGTCGTCGGAACACTCGATCTGCTTTGCGGTGGAAAATGAATATGCCCACCGTGCCAAGGTGGCCATCGAAAAAGAATTTCAATACGAGATCCGCAACGAAGAGATCGACGAGATCCCCGTGGAGACCGATCTGTCCATCGTGGCCGTCGTGGGCGATGGTATGAAGCATAGCCCCGGCACCAGCGGGCGTATGTTCAGTGCGTTGGGGAAAAACGGTGTGAACGTGGTGGCTATCGCACAGGGATCGTCAGAGCGTAACATCTCGGCCGTGATCCCGCAGGTGGATGCTGCCAAGGCCCTGAATGCCTTGCACGAAGCGTTCTTCTTGTCCGATCGCAAACTCTTGAACGTGTACCTGGTAGGCACCGGGTTGATCGGGAAAGCGTTGCTGGCCATGATCAACGAACAATTTGCCAAGCTGGCCAAAGAGAACCGGCTGGAGGTGAATGTGGTCGCCGTGGCCAACAGCCGCAAGATGCTTTTTGAAGAAGAAGGCCTCACGCTGACCACTGCCGTAGACAGGCTGGTGAAAGAAGGAGAGCACATGAGCATGCAAGCGTTCTATGACAAGATGCTTTCGCTGAACCTGCCCAACAGCATTTTTGTGGACTGTACCTCAAGCCCGGATGTGACCGCTTTTTATGAAGCCATCCTGTCCGCGAACATTTCCATCGTGACACCGAATAAAAAAGCCAATTCTTCTTCGATGGAGGAATACCAGAAATTGAAGGCGACGGCATTTCAGCGCGGTGCGAAATTTCTCTATGAAACGAACGTCGGCGCCGGGTTGCCGGTGATCAACACCATGAACGACTTGCTCCTGAGCGGCGACAAAGTGTTGCGCATTGAAGCCGTGTTGAGTGGAACGCTGAACTATATCTTCAGCTCGTTCGAGGAAGGAACAAAATTCAGCGACGTAGTGAAAGAAGCGAAAGCCAAAGGCTACACCGAACCCGACCCGCGCGACGACCTCAACGGCATGGACGTGGCCCGCAAGATCCTCATCCTCTCGCGCGAAACCGGTCTGAGCATGGAACTTAACGACATCAAAGTGGAGAACCTCGTGCCCGAATCGTGCCAGGGCGATATCTCGATCGACGAGTTCATGAAACGCCTCGAAAAGCACGACGCTGAATTTGAAGCACTGCGCAAAAAAGCGGCCGATAAAAATCAGAAGTTGCGCTACATGGCCGTGCTGGACAACGGCGTGGTGAAGATCCAACTGGGATCTGTAGAGGGCAAACATCCGTTCTATTCTTTGTCGGGCAGCGACAACATCATCCTGCTGACGACGGAACGCTACCACGATCGCCCCATGGTGATCCGTGGCCCCGGCGCCGGCGCGGAGGTGACAGCGGCAGGAGTTTTTGCCGATGTGATCCGCATAGGTCACTACGCCAAATAG
- a CDS encoding homoserine kinase, giving the protein MKSIKALAPATVANVSCGFDIFGFAVEAPADEVIITLTSTPGVVIKQITGDGGRLPLHASSNTAGVAVEAFLESIGSEQGAEIVLHKKLPLGSGMGSSAASSAAALVAINHLYDNPLSREQLLPFAMEAERIACGSAHADNVAPSLLGGFVLIRGYAPLDVAKIPTPPNLYCTLVHPHLELKTEDSRRVLKASIPMKDAITQWGNIAGLVVGLMKPDYGLIMRSLHDVVAEPIRSALIPGFENIKAESLRNGALGCGISGSGPTIFSLSTEYSIAERVGKALQQQFESMKLKSDVFVSKINDAGARVVA; this is encoded by the coding sequence ATGAAATCCATAAAAGCATTAGCCCCCGCCACCGTCGCCAACGTATCGTGCGGGTTCGACATTTTCGGTTTTGCCGTCGAAGCACCCGCCGATGAAGTGATCATCACGCTCACGTCGACGCCGGGTGTGGTCATTAAACAGATCACCGGCGATGGGGGCAGACTTCCCCTGCACGCCAGCAGCAACACCGCGGGCGTGGCCGTAGAAGCCTTCCTGGAGTCGATTGGCAGCGAGCAGGGCGCGGAGATCGTGCTGCACAAGAAGTTGCCGCTGGGCAGCGGGATGGGCTCCAGCGCAGCGAGTTCCGCGGCAGCGTTGGTGGCCATCAACCACCTGTACGACAACCCGCTTTCGCGCGAGCAACTGCTGCCCTTTGCCATGGAAGCCGAACGCATCGCCTGTGGCTCGGCTCACGCCGACAATGTGGCACCTTCGTTGTTAGGCGGCTTTGTGTTGATCCGTGGTTACGCCCCCCTGGACGTGGCCAAGATCCCCACACCACCCAACCTCTACTGCACACTGGTACATCCCCACCTTGAATTGAAGACCGAAGACTCGCGAAGAGTACTCAAAGCTTCCATTCCCATGAAGGACGCCATCACCCAATGGGGCAACATTGCAGGCCTCGTAGTGGGTCTGATGAAACCCGACTATGGATTGATCATGCGCTCGCTGCACGACGTAGTGGCCGAACCCATTCGTTCTGCGCTCATCCCGGGCTTTGAGAATATCAAAGCGGAGTCGTTGAGAAATGGCGCGTTGGGCTGTGGTATTTCCGGCTCCGGACCTACGATCTTCTCGCTGAGCACAGAGTACAGCATCGCCGAACGCGTAGGCAAGGCACTGCAACAACAGTTCGAGTCCATGAAATTGAAGAGCGACGTCTTCGTTTCGAAGATCAACGATGCGGGCGCCCGCGTCGTCGCCTAG